A genomic region of Rhodococcus pyridinivorans contains the following coding sequences:
- the ectA gene encoding diaminobutyrate acetyltransferase, with translation MAATESGSEPAAIEFRRPRIADGRRLWQIARDSQVLDVNSGYAYVLWCRDFADTSVVATDDTDRPVGFVTGYRRPDFPNTLFVWQVAVDADQRGRGVAGRMLDALLDRLEPLGVTRLETTVSPDNEASIAMFTALARRRGTHITRTELFAPDDFPDSHLAEDLYTIGE, from the coding sequence GTGGCCGCCACCGAGTCCGGTAGTGAGCCGGCTGCAATCGAATTCCGGCGTCCGCGTATCGCCGACGGTAGACGACTCTGGCAGATCGCGCGTGATTCGCAGGTTCTCGACGTCAATTCCGGTTACGCATATGTGTTGTGGTGTCGCGATTTCGCCGACACATCGGTCGTCGCAACGGACGACACCGATCGCCCCGTGGGATTCGTGACCGGCTACCGCCGTCCCGACTTCCCGAACACCCTGTTCGTCTGGCAGGTGGCAGTCGACGCAGACCAGCGTGGACGTGGAGTGGCCGGCCGTATGCTCGACGCTCTGCTCGACCGACTCGAGCCGCTCGGCGTGACCCGTCTGGAAACGACGGTGAGTCCCGACAACGAAGCGTCGATCGCAATGTTCACCGCTCTCGCGCGTCGCCGCGGAACGCATATCACTCGCACCGAGTTGTTCGCGCCCGACGATTTCCCCGATTCACATCTGGCCGAGGATCTCTACACCATCGGCGAATGA